AAGAAATTATCTATCATAAATAATTACTACTTATAATGAGATATATTTTTAATCATTCAAAACCTTTATCTCCTATAAAACTTTTAACCATTATAAAGGCGTGCTTTCCTTTTCCGTAATAGTTTTTCTGTAACTTAACTACCTTATAACCTAGCTTATTATAAAACTGTATTGCTGCTATATTTTTGTAATTGACTTCTAGATAAGAGTAAGTACATTTATATTCCCTAAATTTACGTTCTAACTCCATGAGTAATAATTTTCCTATTCCCCTCTCCCTAAATTCAGTTTTAACAGCGATAGATACGACATGTCCTCTGTATCCAAACTGAATTATCCCTAAGCTGTAGCCTAACACTCTTTCTCCTTCTTTTGCCACTAGAAACAATTCACGAGACAAATAATAATATGCTTTTAGCAAGGAATAAGGATACGGATCTTCAAAGCTTTCAACTTCCACCTCATATACCTTCGGCAAATCTGCTTCGGTTACATTAGTTATAATTACCACTATCTATCGTATTAAATATGAATTATGAAGATTTTAGAGTTTGATGATAAGAAAGGCATAATGAAATTACATGTAGAGAACGAGGATGATCTGTGGGTATTACATTTAATTCTAAAGAAAGGAGACAAAGTAATTGCAAAAACTACTAGAGATGTTAGCATGGGCAAGGAAAGTAGAAGAGTGCCTATGATAATAGAACTTGAGGTCGAACACACAGAATTTCAGTCTTTTACAAGTAGGTTAAGGATTCATGGTAAAATAATGGATGCGCCAGAAAGATTCGGAATAAAAGGAGCTTATCATACTATAAACCTCGATATAGGTGACGAAATAGTTATCGAAAAAACACACTGGAGTAAATTTGAGTTAGATAAAATAAAAAGACAATCAGAGAAACGCATAAAGCTTTTGATAGTCTTAGTTGACTTTGATGAATATCTTATTGCATTACCGATGACACAAGGAATAAGAATCTTGTCAGAGAAGTCTTTAAGGACACCAAATAAGGAAGAAGAAAGCATTATCGAAGATAATGCTAAGGAAGTTGCAAATGAGATTTTATCTTACGTAAACTCACTAAGAATAGAAATAGTATTACTTGCTGGTCCAGGACCATTTAAAGAAATAGTATCTAAATACCTTAAAAATATAAAAGTTTACATAGACAGTGTCTCATCGGCAACAAGAGCGGGATTGAATGAAATTCTCAGAAGAGATATTATTGACCAAATAAATAGAGATTATGAATTATCAGAAGAAACAAAAATAATGGAGAAAATAATGGAGAATTTAGCTAAAAATACTGGATTAGTGGCTTATGGAAAGGATGAAGTTAAGAAGACTGCCGAGTATGGAGCTATCGATAAATTATTAGTCATAGAAGATTTATTATCACCAGAGAATGAAGAAGAAAGAATACAAATAGAAGAAATAATGGAAAATGTAGAGAATAAAAATGGTGAGGTGCTCATAGTCCCTAAAGATTCGCCAATTTATTATGAAGTGAAGAACTTAACTGGACTAATAGCTTTACTTAGATTTAGAATAAACTAACTTTTCAGATACTTTTAATCTCCTAGAATCTGGATGCTCTTCTACTAACCAAACTTCATCAGCGTTTATAGAGGAAATTAGATCTGGAGATATGCTCCAATAGTCTCCTTCTTTCTCTCCATAATCAGAGAGATCATCTTTACTTTTAACAATAGCTCTAACAATAGTTCCTTCACCAGTGTAATTCTCATAAGGTTTAGATGAATATTTTATAATTCTG
The nucleotide sequence above comes from Sulfurisphaera javensis. Encoded proteins:
- the rimI gene encoding ribosomal protein S18-alanine N-acetyltransferase, with the translated sequence MVIITNVTEADLPKVYEVEVESFEDPYPYSLLKAYYYLSRELFLVAKEGERVLGYSLGIIQFGYRGHVVSIAVKTEFRERGIGKLLLMELERKFREYKCTYSYLEVNYKNIAAIQFYNKLGYKVVKLQKNYYGKGKHAFIMVKSFIGDKGFE
- a CDS encoding mRNA surveillance protein pelota produces the protein MKILEFDDKKGIMKLHVENEDDLWVLHLILKKGDKVIAKTTRDVSMGKESRRVPMIIELEVEHTEFQSFTSRLRIHGKIMDAPERFGIKGAYHTINLDIGDEIVIEKTHWSKFELDKIKRQSEKRIKLLIVLVDFDEYLIALPMTQGIRILSEKSLRTPNKEEESIIEDNAKEVANEILSYVNSLRIEIVLLAGPGPFKEIVSKYLKNIKVYIDSVSSATRAGLNEILRRDIIDQINRDYELSEETKIMEKIMENLAKNTGLVAYGKDEVKKTAEYGAIDKLLVIEDLLSPENEEERIQIEEIMENVENKNGEVLIVPKDSPIYYEVKNLTGLIALLRFRIN